From Diaminobutyricibacter sp. McL0608, one genomic window encodes:
- a CDS encoding helix-turn-helix domain-containing protein, translated as MRSDGLTQKEVGRILGLSAQRIHQLEGGTHKGAGFVEHARAS; from the coding sequence TTGCGATCAGACGGACTCACTCAGAAGGAGGTCGGCCGTATCCTTGGCCTTTCCGCCCAGCGCATCCATCAGCTGGAAGGCGGCACGCACAAGGGTGCAGGCTTCGTTGAACACGCGCGGGCCAGCTAG
- a CDS encoding class I SAM-dependent methyltransferase produces MFADLRGRVLEIGAGEGENLPAFGDDVSWTAIEPDAGARRELEREARRYGFVEEVIDARCEELPFSDKTFDAVVATLVFCSVTELARSFEEVMRVLKPGGTVACVEHVHAEKGSVRRLIQSMATPLSVRWDGNCHWNRDPVSAAHAAGFREQRLDRFELDTGVPFLPAPCILYVGVKPLDR; encoded by the coding sequence GTGTTCGCTGATCTTCGTGGCCGGGTGCTCGAGATCGGTGCGGGCGAAGGGGAGAACCTGCCTGCGTTCGGCGACGACGTGTCGTGGACCGCGATCGAGCCGGACGCCGGGGCACGCCGCGAGCTCGAGCGGGAAGCGCGCCGTTACGGATTCGTCGAGGAGGTCATCGATGCGCGGTGCGAAGAGCTTCCGTTTTCCGACAAGACGTTCGATGCCGTCGTAGCGACCCTCGTGTTCTGCTCGGTCACCGAACTGGCCCGCTCCTTCGAGGAAGTGATGCGCGTGCTCAAGCCGGGCGGGACAGTGGCGTGCGTCGAGCACGTGCACGCGGAGAAGGGATCGGTGCGCCGGCTCATCCAGAGCATGGCGACTCCTCTCTCGGTCCGCTGGGACGGCAACTGCCATTGGAACCGGGACCCGGTGAGCGCGGCGCACGCCGCCGGCTTCCGAGAACAGCGGCTCGATCGCTTCGAGCTCGACACCGGCGTTCCGTTCCTGCCGGCCCCGTGCATCCTCTATGTCGGCGTCAAGCCGCTCGACCGCTGA
- a CDS encoding ABC transporter substrate-binding protein, whose product MSRVDSKVRRLVAVGAAVAVALSMAACSGNGASGGSGTKTVVWSTWGTPEEIARYKDFDTEFMKQHPDVKVVLQPVADYGDYHTKLLAQLASGTAPDVFYIGDDKIGQFVSSNALLPLTSLMSSSASKTKPEDFAQGLFGVTKKGDEIYAAPNDSNPDAMWYDKVALKKAGITDDPAALAAEGKWTTDAYLDMNKKLKKAGLTGSMFWNYWSTHYGWISSQGGQAFDESGKFVANTDQTSVDAMDVLAKNFQNHTFVVADTLPAGAGADSVFVSHKAGFFVQGRYTIGTVKSAGDPQNYDVAPWPTPDGKAAPTGTAVSYLAINAKTKNKDAAFEFWTNFLSAEGQTARLQGGGNAVPSIKGADKVVLDGYPDHAQTLLDMRDIGFEDPATEAAVPGLSSDISDKMLALYQGKSSTQATLDEVAKMISDKTGK is encoded by the coding sequence ATGTCTCGCGTCGACTCGAAGGTGAGAAGACTGGTGGCCGTGGGAGCGGCTGTCGCGGTAGCGCTCAGTATGGCCGCATGTTCGGGAAATGGAGCATCGGGCGGGAGCGGGACCAAGACGGTCGTCTGGTCCACCTGGGGCACCCCCGAAGAGATCGCCCGCTACAAGGACTTCGACACCGAGTTCATGAAGCAGCACCCGGACGTCAAGGTCGTCCTTCAGCCCGTCGCCGACTACGGCGACTACCACACGAAGCTCCTCGCGCAGCTCGCCTCGGGCACCGCGCCCGACGTGTTCTACATCGGCGATGACAAGATCGGCCAGTTCGTCAGCTCGAACGCGCTGCTTCCCCTCACCTCGCTCATGAGCTCGAGCGCCAGCAAGACGAAGCCCGAAGACTTCGCGCAGGGCCTGTTCGGCGTCACCAAGAAGGGCGACGAGATCTACGCCGCTCCGAACGACTCCAACCCCGACGCCATGTGGTACGACAAGGTCGCACTCAAGAAGGCGGGCATCACCGATGACCCGGCCGCCCTCGCCGCAGAAGGCAAGTGGACCACCGACGCGTACCTCGACATGAACAAGAAGCTCAAGAAGGCGGGCCTCACCGGCTCGATGTTCTGGAACTACTGGTCCACCCACTACGGCTGGATCTCCTCGCAGGGCGGCCAGGCGTTCGACGAGTCCGGCAAGTTCGTCGCGAACACCGACCAGACCAGCGTCGACGCGATGGACGTTCTGGCGAAGAACTTCCAGAACCACACCTTCGTTGTGGCCGACACCCTCCCGGCGGGCGCAGGCGCCGACAGCGTGTTCGTCAGCCACAAGGCCGGCTTCTTCGTTCAGGGCCGCTACACGATCGGCACCGTCAAGTCCGCGGGCGACCCGCAGAACTACGACGTGGCTCCGTGGCCGACCCCCGACGGCAAGGCAGCGCCGACCGGCACAGCGGTGAGCTACCTGGCCATCAACGCCAAGACCAAGAACAAGGACGCGGCGTTCGAATTCTGGACCAACTTCCTCTCCGCTGAGGGCCAGACGGCCAGGCTCCAGGGTGGCGGCAACGCCGTTCCGTCGATCAAGGGTGCGGACAAGGTCGTCCTCGACGGCTACCCCGACCACGCGCAGACGCTGCTCGACATGCGCGACATCGGCTTCGAGGACCCCGCGACCGAAGCGGCCGTCCCGGGTCTCTCGAGCGACATCAGCGACAAGATGCTCGCCCTCTACCAGGGCAAGTCATCCACGCAGGCCACGCTCGACGAGGTCGCCAAGATGATCTCCGACAAGACGGGCAAGTAG
- a CDS encoding alpha-amylase family protein, producing MSSATGPGVEDAARQTFAERRARETTRLERLLRAIYGEDDRLDTQFRGLLADLAASWEARSPDLKELDRQRLTDPAWFESNRMLGGVCYVDRYGGTLQGLRDRIPYFRELGLTYLHLMPLFLAPAENSDGGYAVSSYRQVSPELGTMDDLRQVADDLRSNGIALAVDFVFNHTSDEHEWARKARAGVPEFVDYYWIYPDRTMPDAFEETTREIFPDDHPGSFVQLDDGRWVWTTFHTFQWDLDYSNPAVFRAMANELLFLANQGVSVLRMDAVAFIWKQLGTSCENLPQAHLLLQAFNAVCRIAAPSVLFLSEAIVHPGQVIEYMSPGECQLSYNPLQMALIWNTLATRDARMLSQALERRHTTPPGTAWVNYVRSHDDIGWTFADEDAAEFGVDGFDHRRFLNQFFVGRFPGSFARGVPFQENPKTGDARVSGSTASLAGLEAGDPLAVRRILLAHSIILSTGGLPQLYLGDEVGQLNDYSYVDDPAHRGDSRWVGRPWYPADLYEQRRFYATHAGALYLSLRRLIEIRSNTPEFAGNRLIGFATHNDRVLGYQRPGEGSTIVVLANFGDAREKVDALTLSGITPGSFDLVTGAQFDLSAGIDLAPGQFVWLRNVAGAA from the coding sequence ATGAGCTCAGCGACGGGCCCTGGAGTCGAGGATGCGGCACGGCAGACGTTCGCTGAGCGTCGGGCACGCGAGACCACGCGGCTCGAGCGGCTCCTGCGTGCGATCTACGGCGAAGACGACCGCTTGGACACCCAGTTCCGCGGCCTTCTCGCCGACCTCGCAGCGTCGTGGGAGGCACGCTCGCCCGACCTGAAGGAGCTCGACCGGCAGCGTCTCACCGATCCGGCCTGGTTCGAGTCGAACCGGATGCTCGGAGGCGTCTGCTACGTCGACCGGTACGGCGGGACGCTGCAGGGCCTGCGCGACCGCATCCCCTACTTCCGTGAACTCGGGCTGACCTACCTGCACCTGATGCCGCTCTTCCTCGCGCCGGCGGAGAACTCCGACGGCGGCTACGCGGTGTCCAGCTACCGGCAGGTCTCCCCTGAGCTCGGGACGATGGACGACCTGCGTCAGGTCGCCGACGACCTCAGGTCGAACGGCATCGCGCTCGCCGTCGACTTCGTGTTCAACCACACCTCCGACGAACACGAGTGGGCACGTAAGGCGCGCGCCGGGGTTCCCGAGTTCGTGGACTACTACTGGATCTACCCCGACCGCACGATGCCGGACGCCTTCGAGGAGACGACGCGGGAGATCTTTCCCGACGACCATCCCGGATCGTTCGTGCAGCTCGACGACGGCCGCTGGGTATGGACGACGTTCCACACGTTCCAGTGGGACCTCGACTACTCGAACCCTGCCGTGTTCCGGGCGATGGCGAATGAGCTGCTGTTCCTCGCCAACCAGGGGGTGAGCGTCCTGCGTATGGATGCTGTCGCTTTCATCTGGAAGCAGCTGGGCACCTCGTGCGAGAACCTGCCACAGGCGCACCTGCTGCTGCAGGCGTTCAACGCGGTGTGCCGTATCGCGGCCCCCTCTGTGCTGTTCCTGTCGGAGGCGATCGTGCACCCCGGCCAGGTCATCGAATACATGAGCCCCGGCGAATGCCAGCTGAGCTACAACCCGCTTCAGATGGCCCTGATCTGGAACACGCTCGCGACGCGCGATGCGAGGATGCTCTCCCAGGCGCTCGAACGCCGCCACACCACACCGCCCGGGACGGCGTGGGTGAACTATGTGCGAAGCCACGACGACATCGGCTGGACGTTCGCCGACGAGGATGCGGCCGAGTTCGGCGTCGACGGGTTCGATCACCGTCGCTTTCTGAACCAGTTCTTCGTCGGCCGGTTCCCCGGAAGCTTCGCCCGCGGCGTGCCATTCCAGGAGAACCCGAAGACGGGGGATGCGCGGGTCTCCGGATCGACGGCGTCGCTGGCGGGGCTGGAAGCGGGCGACCCGCTCGCCGTGCGGCGCATCCTGTTGGCGCATTCGATCATCCTGAGCACCGGCGGACTGCCGCAACTGTATCTCGGCGACGAGGTCGGCCAGCTCAACGACTACTCGTACGTCGACGACCCGGCCCATCGCGGCGACAGCCGCTGGGTGGGGAGGCCCTGGTATCCGGCCGACCTCTACGAACAGCGGCGGTTCTACGCGACGCACGCCGGAGCGCTCTACCTGAGCCTGCGGCGCCTGATCGAGATCCGCTCGAACACGCCGGAGTTCGCCGGCAACCGGCTGATCGGCTTCGCCACGCACAACGATCGCGTCCTCGGGTACCAGCGACCGGGCGAAGGCTCCACGATCGTGGTGTTGGCGAACTTCGGGGATGCGCGTGAGAAGGTCGACGCACTCACGCTGTCCGGGATCACCCCGGGATCCTTCGACCTCGTGACCGGGGCGCAGTTCGACCTGAGCGCCGGCATCGACCTCGCGCCGGGCCAGTTCGTGTGGCTGCGGAACGTCGCAGGCGCGGCATAG
- a CDS encoding Fic family protein: MVKDAKAARVWPKVGFETLPWSTRGDEVASRRALRAARGDYQAAVPPLIADRPVILSPDVLTLADDASRELTRFDSEAGLVAVPFASILLRTESASSSEVENLTSSAKQVALAEIGASASGNAQLVVANVRAMQAAIVLSDRLDESAIIETHEALLSDSKPAVVGRWRDEQVWIGGGSISPHSASFVPPHHDRVQRLMTDLISFTERTDVPALAQAAIAHAQFETIHPFPDGNGRTGRAIIQAMLRGSGVTRNATVPVSAGLLHDLDAYFGALDAYRAGVPEAIVAAVAEAAFAAINNGRRLAGDIRAASDRWDSVIAVRSDSSVHRLKEFLLSQPVVNVKTVAAALAVSEIAAAASITRLEEFGVLTRASGGDRNRLWQASEVLDALDAFAARARRARA; the protein is encoded by the coding sequence ATGGTTAAGGATGCGAAGGCAGCGCGCGTGTGGCCGAAGGTCGGCTTCGAAACTCTTCCCTGGAGCACCCGCGGCGATGAGGTGGCATCCCGGCGGGCTCTCCGCGCCGCTCGAGGCGACTACCAGGCCGCGGTGCCTCCGCTGATCGCCGACCGACCCGTGATCCTCTCTCCCGACGTACTGACGCTTGCCGACGACGCGAGTCGTGAGCTCACCCGCTTCGACAGTGAGGCTGGGCTCGTCGCCGTGCCGTTCGCTTCGATCCTCCTCCGAACCGAAAGCGCCTCCAGTTCCGAGGTTGAAAACCTCACGTCCAGCGCGAAGCAGGTCGCGCTCGCCGAAATCGGTGCATCCGCATCGGGCAACGCGCAGCTGGTCGTTGCCAACGTCAGGGCCATGCAAGCCGCTATCGTCCTGTCTGATCGCCTTGACGAGTCGGCGATCATCGAAACGCACGAGGCGCTCCTGTCCGATTCGAAACCGGCGGTGGTCGGGCGCTGGCGTGACGAACAGGTGTGGATCGGTGGAGGATCCATCTCGCCGCACTCGGCCTCCTTCGTGCCGCCACACCATGATCGGGTCCAGAGGCTGATGACCGACCTCATCTCCTTCACTGAGCGAACAGATGTGCCCGCACTCGCGCAGGCGGCGATCGCGCACGCACAATTCGAGACGATCCACCCATTCCCCGACGGCAACGGGCGAACGGGGCGGGCGATCATCCAGGCCATGCTTCGCGGCAGCGGTGTTACGAGGAACGCGACGGTTCCTGTCTCCGCCGGCCTGCTGCACGACTTGGATGCGTACTTCGGCGCCCTTGACGCTTACCGTGCGGGCGTGCCGGAGGCGATTGTCGCGGCAGTGGCCGAGGCGGCCTTCGCCGCGATCAACAATGGACGCAGGCTCGCGGGCGACATTCGCGCGGCCTCCGACCGCTGGGACTCCGTCATCGCAGTTCGGTCCGACTCGTCGGTGCACCGCCTGAAGGAGTTTCTTCTCAGCCAGCCGGTGGTGAACGTGAAGACTGTGGCCGCTGCGCTGGCCGTGAGCGAAATCGCCGCGGCTGCCTCGATCACGAGACTCGAGGAGTTCGGAGTCCTGACCCGGGCCTCCGGTGGCGATCGCAACCGGTTATGGCAGGCGTCAGAGGTCCTCGACGCCCTCGACGCCTTCGCTGCCCGAGCGCGCCGGGCCCGGGCCTGA
- a CDS encoding alkaline phosphatase family protein — protein sequence MAATKRVIVFIQENKTTDFYFPTMAAWGAAVANNGKLLTAAPNFDQPHDRNAWVHYSMGDYPAEVAQLDNDLLIPFYSWLAKQFVFADHQFGPGSNSTPGHMLAIGGQMPTLKNPPFVGAHPVWNLPSIFSVAEAAGVSWGAFPDQSGYPVKFYTTLTQAPGNGNVHPPTQFIPMAKGGTLPQVCYVWSPLGYDEHPPAVSAPDYITKGHDLVWQRVQAVIDGGGWDETTFILTWDDWGGYADSVPTPSIETAPDALHPDGFQVIGGSRIPLIMFGGAVEQAIDPEWHSHASIPKTIIELLGLGPMGVERVDSAPSLAHHVDASLSRPVPPAPGTAIVQPTAPSPTPKPVAPQPWPGSLNTPLPPLVTLDGSSLPAPTDGKVNKNPPKPPPTP from the coding sequence ATGGCAGCAACGAAACGGGTGATCGTCTTCATCCAGGAGAACAAGACGACGGACTTCTACTTTCCGACGATGGCCGCCTGGGGCGCGGCCGTCGCGAACAACGGAAAACTCCTGACGGCGGCCCCCAACTTCGACCAGCCGCACGACCGGAACGCGTGGGTGCACTACTCGATGGGCGATTACCCCGCAGAGGTCGCCCAGCTCGACAACGACCTTCTCATCCCGTTCTACAGCTGGCTGGCCAAGCAGTTCGTGTTCGCGGACCACCAGTTCGGGCCCGGATCGAACTCGACCCCCGGTCACATGCTCGCCATCGGCGGCCAGATGCCGACGCTCAAGAACCCGCCATTCGTCGGCGCGCACCCGGTCTGGAACCTGCCGTCGATCTTCTCCGTCGCCGAGGCCGCCGGAGTCTCGTGGGGTGCGTTCCCCGACCAGAGCGGGTATCCGGTCAAGTTCTACACGACGCTGACGCAGGCGCCGGGCAACGGCAATGTGCACCCGCCCACCCAGTTCATCCCGATGGCCAAGGGCGGCACGCTGCCACAGGTGTGCTACGTGTGGTCGCCCTTGGGCTATGACGAGCATCCGCCTGCCGTCAGCGCACCCGACTACATCACGAAGGGACACGATCTGGTGTGGCAGCGCGTGCAAGCGGTGATCGACGGTGGCGGTTGGGACGAGACGACGTTCATCCTGACCTGGGACGACTGGGGTGGCTACGCGGATTCCGTGCCGACGCCGTCCATCGAGACGGCTCCGGATGCGCTCCACCCCGACGGATTCCAGGTCATCGGCGGCTCGCGCATCCCGCTGATCATGTTCGGCGGGGCCGTCGAGCAGGCGATCGACCCGGAGTGGCATTCGCACGCGTCCATCCCGAAGACGATCATCGAACTGCTCGGGCTCGGGCCGATGGGCGTCGAGCGGGTCGACAGCGCGCCATCCCTCGCGCACCACGTGGATGCGTCGCTCAGCCGACCCGTTCCGCCGGCGCCGGGCACCGCCATCGTTCAACCGACCGCACCTTCGCCCACGCCGAAGCCGGTGGCACCGCAGCCCTGGCCGGGGTCGCTCAACACCCCGCTGCCGCCACTGGTCACGCTCGACGGGAGTTCGCTGCCCGCGCCGACCGACGGCAAGGTCAACAAGAACCCGCCGAAGCCGCCGCCCACGCCGTGA